CCACCTCGCAGGCCGCATTCCAGGCCGCGTGGGAAATCGACTTGTTCGGCGCGCGCCGGGCCGAGCGCCGCGCCGCCGGGGAACGGCTGGCCGGCGCGCAGGCGGGCTGGCACGAAGCGCGCGTGTCGGTGGCCGCCGAAACCGCGAACCAGTATTACGCATTGCGCGCCTGCGAACAGCTACTGGCGGTGGCCGAACAGGACGCGGCATCGCGCGACGACACCTCGCGCCTGACGCAGCTGACCACCGACGCCGGTTTCCAGTCGCCGGCGACCGCGGCGCTGGCACGCGCCAGCGCCGCCGAAGGCCGCAGCCGCGCGACCGCCCAGCGCGCCCAGTGCGACCTCGACGTCAAGGCGCTGGTGATGCTGACCGCACTCCCCGAGCCGGACCTGCGCCGGAAGATCGCCGGCGCGACCGCCGTTGCGGCCGCGTCGATCGAGATCAGCGCGCTGCCGGCGCAGACGCTGGCGCAGCGTCCCGACGTGTTCAACGCCGAACGCGAAGTAGCCGCTGCGAGCGCGGAGGTGGGCAGCGCCCAGGCAGACCGCTATCCGCGCCTGTCGCTGCAGGGCGCGGTGGGCGTCGCCAACTTCCGCAGCGGCGGCGAAAACACGAAGCTCGATACCTGGACCATCGGCCCGCTGGCGCTGACCGTGCCGGTGTTCGACGCCGGCCGGCGCAGCGCCAACGTGGACGCCGCCCGCGCGCGCTACAACAACGCCGTCGTCAGCTACCGCGCGGTGGCGCGCCAGGCGGTGCGCGAAGTCGAAGAGGCGCTGGTCAATCTGCGCAGCACCGCGCAGCGCAGCGACGACGCGCAGGTGGCGATGGACGGCTACCGCTATTCGTTCCGCGCGACCGAAGACCTGTACAAGAACGGGCTGGCCAGCCTGCTGCAGCTGGAAGACGCGCGGCGCACCCGGCTCGCCGCCGAAAACGCCGTCGTGACCCTGCAGCGCGAGCGCAACGCCGCCTGGATCGCGCTTTACCGCGCCGCCGGCGGCGGCTGGACGCCCGCCGCCAA
This window of the Massilia sp. R2A-15 genome carries:
- a CDS encoding efflux transporter outer membrane subunit; this translates as MKIARILTTAAAPLALCACALSPPAPKVDPLAPASWEAAPAHNGSLTDLASWWRQQGDPLLAQLIDAAQAASPTVSSARSRIMQARAQRVAAGAALLPSVDAAASISRSNQQSAVPTGTTSQAAFQAAWEIDLFGARRAERRAAGERLAGAQAGWHEARVSVAAETANQYYALRACEQLLAVAEQDAASRDDTSRLTQLTTDAGFQSPATAALARASAAEGRSRATAQRAQCDLDVKALVMLTALPEPDLRRKIAGATAVAAASIEISALPAQTLAQRPDVFNAEREVAAASAEVGSAQADRYPRLSLQGAVGVANFRSGGENTKLDTWTIGPLALTVPVFDAGRRSANVDAARARYNNAVVSYRAVARQAVREVEEALVNLRSTAQRSDDAQVAMDGYRYSFRATEDLYKNGLASLLQLEDARRTRLAAENAVVTLQRERNAAWIALYRAAGGGWTPAANFAAAQ